From Brassica oleracea var. oleracea cultivar TO1000 chromosome C3, BOL, whole genome shotgun sequence, a single genomic window includes:
- the LOC106334356 gene encoding WRKY transcription factor 1, producing MAEVGKVLVSDSSSETKKAPDVVVASPDKMEATPVATETEQCSAEIPESTDSEKLLQLVPASVSEEAAVASEKAPKIPESGTVLTLQSGSEGSSSPFIREKVMEDGYNWRKYGQKLVKGNEFVRSYYRCTHPNCKAKKQLERSPGGQIVDIVYFGEHDHPKPLGGGAAVPMNQDRRSDVLTALSKEKSSGSSSVQTHQPPKVHGGGLHLSVVPLADDVKTDVSPSSRIKSDITHKDNISPAPKRRKKGGSIEQIPMERPNSESRNVVHTQTLFDIVNDGYRWRKYGQKSVKGSPYPRSYYRCSSSGCPVKKHVERSSRDTKMLIMTYEGNHDHDMPPGRIVTHNNTLDSEVDDKEPSAKDTEVNKTPQSSAVITKEEHHSKKKAKSNGHEKSLDQGPVLDAKPKDEIKDEAAKTKSDDKTVESDEEQKPKAESGQS from the exons ATGGCTGAGGTGGGAAAAGTCTTGGTTAGTGACAGTTCAAGCGAGACTAAAAAAGCACCTGATGTTGTTGTTGCTTCCCCTGATAAAATGGAGGCTACACCAGTGGCTACTGAAACTGAGCAATGTTCAGCCGAGATTCCGGAATCTACGGACAGCGAGAAGCTACTACAGCTTGTTCCAGCTTCAGTGTCTGAAGAAGCAGCTGTTGCTTCGGAGAAAGCACCAAAGATTCCGGAAAGTGGTACTGTCTTAACCTTGCAGTCTGGTTCGGAAGGGAGCAGTAGCCCGTTTATCCGGGAGAAAGTTATGGAAGATGGATACAACTGGAGGAAGTATGGACAGAAACTTGTTAAAGGGAATGAGTTTGTGAGGAGCTATTACAGGTGCACCCACCCTAACTGCAAAGCCAAGAAGCAACTGGAACGGTCTCCGGGTGGACAGATTGTGGATATTGTTTACTTTGGTGAGCATGATCATCCTAAGCCTCTTGGTGGTGGTGCTGCTGTTCCTATGAATCAAGATAGACGAAGTGATGTCTTGACGGCTCTGAGTAAAG AGAAATCATCTGGATCTAGTAGTGTTCAGACACATCAACCACCAAAGGTCCATGGAGGAGGATTACATCTTTCTGTTGTTCCTTTGGCCGATGATGTGAAAACTGATGTTTCACCATCAAGTAGGATAAAGAGCGACATAACTCACAAGGATAACATTAGTCCTGCCCCAAAGCGAAG GAAGAAAGGAGGGAGCATAGAGCAGATTCCAATGGAGAGGCCAAACAGTGAATCACGCAACGTGGTTCACACTCAGACACTGTTTGATATTGTGAATGATGGCTACAGGTGGCGTAAATATGGTCAGAAGTCTGTGAAAGGCAGTCCATATCCAAG GAGCTACTATAGATGTTCAAGTTCTGGATGCCCTGTCAAGAAACACGTGGAGAGGTCATCTCGTGACACGAAGATGCTTATAATGACGTACGAGGGAAACCACGACCACGATATGCCACCAGGAAGGATTGTCACTCATAACAACACGTTGGACTCGGAAGTTGATGACAAAGAACCGAGTGCTAAAGACACTGAAGTCAACAAAACTCCACAGAGCTCAGCTGTCATTACAAAAGAAGAACATCACTCGAAAAAGAAAGCTAAGAGTAATGGCCATGAGAAAAGTCTTGATCAAGGTCCAGTCTTGGATGCGAAACCTAAGGATGAAATAAAAGATGAAGCAGCCAAAACAAAGTCAGATGATAAAACTGTGGAGAGTGATGAGGAACAGAAACCAAAAGCAGAGTCTGGTCAAAGCTAA